In a genomic window of Occallatibacter riparius:
- a CDS encoding FRG domain-containing protein produces the protein MEEHRARSVAELVRKACEIRDNWIEGPNYFDPWFRGQAKASWRLEPKIFRLDLLAVEDEIRSEFERRASQYSLEPVPKDDWGWLFLMQHYGAPTRLLDWTDSALVALFFALNSDELYPKDCEDAVVWMLDPWWLNKRVLGSDSILLKNFRGSHEYLASPYTNINDLRDTEIKRTLPVAIDPPFLARRLAVQRSHFTVFGSEGDALESLSKEDDARMVKIKLPKECLPQMRADLLTAGISDTTIYPDLHGLATELTRYHIGTWPPTPVEGC, from the coding sequence ATGGAAGAGCACCGGGCGCGGTCTGTTGCGGAGCTGGTTAGAAAGGCATGTGAGATCCGGGATAACTGGATTGAAGGACCGAATTACTTCGATCCATGGTTTCGCGGACAAGCGAAGGCGAGCTGGCGTCTGGAGCCGAAGATCTTCCGGCTCGACCTGCTTGCCGTAGAGGATGAGATCCGATCGGAGTTCGAGCGGCGCGCTTCGCAGTACTCGTTAGAGCCCGTGCCGAAAGATGACTGGGGCTGGCTCTTCCTGATGCAGCATTATGGTGCGCCGACAAGGCTCCTGGACTGGACAGATTCAGCGCTGGTTGCTCTGTTCTTCGCGCTTAACTCGGATGAGTTATACCCGAAGGACTGCGAAGATGCGGTTGTGTGGATGCTGGATCCGTGGTGGCTGAACAAGCGCGTGCTCGGATCTGACTCCATTCTGCTGAAGAACTTCCGCGGATCGCATGAGTATCTCGCGTCGCCCTACACCAACATCAACGACTTGCGCGATACCGAGATCAAACGCACCTTGCCGGTAGCCATCGACCCGCCGTTTCTCGCGCGGCGGCTTGCGGTACAGAGAAGTCACTTCACTGTTTTCGGCTCTGAGGGCGATGCTCTGGAGAGTCTCTCGAAGGAAGACGACGCGCGCATGGTGAAGATCAAACTCCCGAAAGAGTGTCTTCCGCAAATGCGAGCCGACCTGCTGACCGCAGGTATTTCGGATACCACGATCTATCCCGATCTCCACGGTCTGGCGACTGAGTTGACTCGCTATCACATCGGCACGTGGCCACCGACTCCGGTGGAGGGATGCTGA
- a CDS encoding putative Ig domain-containing protein, giving the protein MVSKGCFRSPARQFFDQASFISPGALATAGFALLALLVIIAGCGGGSSTAPPPPPSAPSNLVYPHTAISATVGAAITPDTPTVTGTVSSYSVSPTLPAGLAISASTGAISGTPTATSAQTTYTVTASNSSGSTTASISIAVLIPAPSNLVYPQTAISGTVGTAITPDTPTVTGTVSSYSISPTLPAGLAISASTGAISGTPTAASPKTSYTVTASNSTGSATATLSITVLIPAPSKLVYSQTDITAFVGAAITPDTPTVTGTASSYSISPALPAGLTINSSSGVISGTPTVLSSKASYTVTASNSTGSTTATLSIVVGSPAHSILTAGHQGGVTAIHVTTDRVLTDDGAMWILWNYGTGEVVAAGQRQFDPGPGMFVFQSDMAGEVAVVQTSDKPMNGVLSVYSASTGQLIASINIGGATWVKLATDGSYICSGSTTGLTVWSSTGSEEFTLPGNYTLANVSAMPGRLQVALGPAGQNVIETDSVPSGASTVSAPFNGTFTSWFLDGQRFLTNLGATVWVYSNAVVQQSLMNLPSPYDPLTQQLIGQGNWISITNGVSTTVTGLSVYAIGNATPVATYSFGYSSIIPMGSYLAALEYGPPEMKLIDLSGASPSATDYTLPDQMLYLTSFGANPNGQWIVAGGWGLLLDGASIATTPRYFGYGQITSIAGSSSHIAVATSIGKILLFNSAGDTQQGAIDFWSGNVQLSSDGSVLAASAFAFGNQYYTDRTLNLYSLPSQSIIQTFPYTFNSNNTPFLVGYSLSGSGQTLGQVLGPITPSRQVTPSSGSPIIWSDTGTQGPIVLSPDGPNFAAASGSYPGIVTSDYTAAPSATLWSNDTLQGAIPAFPEGWIDDTHLLAANYMPTGNSYFTYTGSSIYDPAGNVLSVIPGGTSFPPMRNPYFTSNGLVYDAGTNAIYSLATGAKVWTAPPVNGPDFTTAVGAVAGSNVVYVKGYQVFVAPY; this is encoded by the coding sequence ATGGTTTCGAAAGGCTGTTTTCGATCGCCGGCGCGGCAGTTTTTCGACCAGGCGTCCTTTATTTCCCCCGGGGCGTTGGCCACGGCCGGATTTGCGCTGCTCGCGCTGTTGGTTATCATTGCCGGATGCGGAGGCGGAAGCTCTACGGCTCCGCCACCCCCTCCTTCGGCACCTTCGAACCTGGTTTACCCGCATACCGCGATCTCCGCCACCGTCGGCGCGGCCATCACACCCGACACCCCCACGGTCACCGGAACCGTCAGCAGCTATTCCGTTTCGCCCACATTGCCTGCCGGCCTCGCCATCAGCGCCTCTACCGGCGCCATCTCGGGAACCCCGACGGCAACCAGCGCCCAAACTACCTACACAGTCACGGCGAGCAACTCCAGCGGCTCTACTACGGCTTCCATCTCCATCGCGGTGCTCATCCCTGCGCCTTCGAATCTTGTTTATCCGCAGACCGCGATCTCCGGCACCGTCGGCACGGCCATCACACCCGATACCCCCACGGTCACCGGAACTGTCAGCAGCTATTCCATTTCGCCCACATTGCCTGCCGGCCTCGCCATCAGCGCCTCTACGGGCGCCATCTCGGGAACCCCGACGGCAGCCAGCCCGAAGACCAGCTACACCGTCACCGCCTCCAACTCCACCGGCTCCGCCACCGCCACTCTCTCTATAACGGTGCTCATCCCGGCTCCGTCCAAACTGGTCTATTCGCAAACAGACATCACGGCCTTCGTAGGCGCCGCCATCACGCCCGACACCCCCACGGTCACCGGAACTGCCAGCAGTTATTCAATCAGCCCCGCTTTGCCTGCCGGACTTACCATCAACTCGTCCTCCGGCGTCATCTCCGGAACTCCCACGGTGCTCAGTTCAAAAGCCAGCTACACAGTCACCGCCTCCAACTCCACCGGTTCCACCACCGCCACCCTTTCCATCGTCGTCGGCAGCCCCGCGCATTCCATTCTCACTGCCGGACATCAGGGAGGCGTTACTGCTATTCACGTCACCACCGATCGCGTTCTCACCGACGACGGAGCGATGTGGATTCTTTGGAACTACGGAACAGGGGAGGTGGTTGCAGCAGGTCAGCGTCAATTCGACCCAGGACCAGGCATGTTCGTATTCCAGAGCGACATGGCCGGCGAGGTTGCAGTGGTCCAGACATCGGACAAACCGATGAACGGCGTGCTCAGTGTCTATTCGGCCAGCACCGGGCAGCTAATAGCCAGCATTAACATCGGGGGCGCGACTTGGGTCAAACTGGCCACAGACGGAAGTTATATCTGCAGTGGCTCAACTACAGGGCTCACGGTTTGGTCAAGCACGGGATCGGAGGAATTCACACTCCCGGGAAATTACACGTTGGCCAACGTTTCGGCCATGCCGGGTCGGCTTCAAGTCGCCCTCGGCCCGGCCGGCCAGAACGTCATCGAGACCGATTCCGTCCCCAGCGGCGCTTCCACCGTCAGCGCGCCCTTCAACGGGACCTTCACCTCGTGGTTCCTCGATGGCCAGAGGTTCCTCACGAATCTCGGCGCCACTGTGTGGGTCTACAGCAATGCCGTTGTCCAGCAGAGTCTCATGAACCTTCCGTCGCCATACGATCCACTCACCCAGCAACTCATCGGCCAGGGAAACTGGATCTCAATAACAAACGGCGTGTCCACCACGGTAACGGGTCTCTCGGTCTACGCCATCGGTAATGCTACGCCGGTCGCCACTTACTCCTTCGGTTACTCCAGCATTATTCCGATGGGATCCTATCTGGCCGCACTGGAGTACGGACCTCCCGAGATGAAATTGATTGACCTCTCCGGTGCAAGTCCTTCCGCGACGGACTACACATTGCCGGATCAGATGCTATATTTGACATCGTTTGGAGCCAATCCCAACGGTCAGTGGATCGTCGCAGGCGGGTGGGGCCTCCTCCTTGACGGCGCTTCCATCGCCACCACGCCCAGGTATTTTGGCTATGGTCAGATCACCAGCATCGCTGGATCCTCCAGCCATATCGCCGTTGCCACCTCGATTGGAAAGATCCTGCTCTTCAATTCCGCCGGCGATACGCAGCAGGGGGCAATCGACTTTTGGAGCGGTAATGTTCAACTCTCCTCTGACGGCAGCGTTCTGGCCGCAAGCGCCTTTGCTTTCGGGAACCAGTATTACACTGACCGAACCCTGAACCTTTACTCCCTCCCATCGCAATCGATCATTCAGACCTTCCCTTACACGTTCAATTCCAACAATACCCCGTTCCTGGTGGGATACAGTCTCTCCGGATCCGGCCAGACCCTCGGACAAGTGTTGGGGCCGATTACGCCCTCACGCCAGGTCACGCCATCCAGCGGCTCTCCGATCATCTGGTCCGATACCGGCACACAAGGCCCGATTGTGCTTTCGCCTGATGGACCGAACTTTGCAGCCGCTAGCGGCTCCTACCCGGGGATTGTCACCTCGGACTATACCGCCGCACCGAGTGCCACCCTCTGGAGCAACGATACTCTGCAAGGGGCGATTCCAGCTTTCCCTGAAGGATGGATCGACGACACACACCTTCTGGCTGCAAACTACATGCCAACTGGCAACTCATACTTCACCTACACCGGAAGCAGCATCTACGATCCCGCAGGTAACGTGCTGTCCGTCATCCCTGGCGGCACCTCGTTTCCTCCAATGCGTAATCCATACTTCACCTCGAACGGTCTGGTCTACGACGCGGGAACCAACGCCATATATTCCCTTGCAACAGGAGCCAAAGTCTGGACCGCGCCACCTGTGAATGGCCCAGACTTTACCACTGCTGTTGGCGCGGTCGCCGGATCCAACGTCGTCTATGTGAAGGGGTATCAGGTCTTCGTCGCGCCCTACTGA
- a CDS encoding 2-oxoacid:acceptor oxidoreductase family protein, which yields MTKARYPGIRVTANGNQLVSYYTETRIADAGVFYPITPSTEGGELFQQAYAEGHLNVFGGNTIAIETEGEHAAQGGAIAHSVTGKRVVNFTSGQGIVYGVEQYYHAPGKGSTMVLEVGARALTKHALNVHCGHDDIYGALDTGWIMLMGKDAQQTADQSLILRRVTELSLTPGMNIMDGFLTSHLERTFYKHESELIREYLGAPDDIIDCPTEAQRTLFGPTRRRVPKMIDLTSPVLLGPVQNQEHYMQGVVARRNNFSEPILGFLEAAYKDFGDLTGRYYGLVTKYKTDDAETVFVSLGSAAENIEAAVDYLRQTRNASVGSIHINVIRPFPEAAVIEALRGKKNVIILERTDESLSPDNPLGKDIRTALSKAVQDTPGLPKISLQEVPHIIGGTYGLGSRDFRPEHIIGAYEFAVEGRHRKDGHSAQDGHNFIVLGIDHPYAVVADEMPSLLPKGAVAVRFHSIGGWGAITTGKNLGAIIGDLNDLLYERDKVEDEYGNPKEIIHVSANPKYGSEKKGAPTSYFMVAAPERIRVNCDLRHVTTVLCCDPKAFTHTNPLDGIQPGGALIWESDAEGERAWENLPKWARKQIIEKKIRVFTLPGFDIARKATNRADLQLRMQGNAFLGAFFSVSPLLEEYGITPEQYRDVVYKQYVKKFGKQGEAVVKSNMEVMEQGFERVKEINIGEIEARDHSSLRGDALLPIFEPVPAFAEAGAGCTVGGCRSTPAPEGQAARPPIQTIAAFDAEFRAGLGYDQPATPLSAMGVIAAATGDTASKYVARRETPLYIPENCTQCMECISVCPDTALPNTSQDLRTLLSTAVTRYISSADDRRKMLDALPEIEKQTRARMLAEIKQGTPLPTIIKEVTESLDGFSAESKTQFFNIIAKVPMAYQKVNAIFSSPERKAPGSGGIFSIFVSDLCKGCAACVTACGDHQALRMVQETEEVNAEHETGTAFLNLLSDTSQKYLGLYNNANPADSKTATLRNMLMVRSNYDALVSGDGACAGCGEKSVLRSIAAVTEAYMRPVYHAKSDRFVAKAGELEKTGVAKLEALKASNPEHYAALRLAVSHLILGLGGEDTTDTKGRIAAHEAKNGAITDAQLVEALAAVLLTEAFNHKSLQPVDGRLANGMSVMAMAAHTGCNTVYGSTSPNNPHPYPWMNSLFQDGITVGWLMGESFIVDHARRSVIPERLTDHILAGNGISEREYYDFTHFTDALMTDDEIVELPKVWVVGGDGGMGDIGYQNMSKVILQNRPNVKALMLDTQVYSNTGGQNSDSTPMLGGNDMNVYGPATQGKNTEKKTVAETFLAGHGSPFIAQVSMANAPKLYRAILDGLEYRGTMFLQAFTTCQPEHGVADDMALHQAQRVRDSRGVPEFVFDPRKGETYGEALDITGNPSKELDWYETKDKVTGETRRYTVAHWCTTEARFRNHLRKIKAEQAEKLIPLDNMLVRITQQDCVYRRYLDPQHRAFIPDFGVYITLESDGKKEYRALSRQLVMFCVERRKSWRMLQSKAGIKNREYEAQKAILADVDAGKISKEEFFANAHEMLQEKLGNLVPAKA from the coding sequence ATGACGAAAGCTCGCTATCCCGGGATCCGGGTCACTGCAAACGGAAACCAGCTCGTCTCCTACTACACCGAGACCCGCATTGCCGATGCCGGCGTTTTCTATCCCATCACGCCCTCTACGGAAGGCGGCGAGCTCTTCCAGCAGGCCTATGCGGAAGGTCACCTTAACGTCTTTGGCGGCAACACCATAGCCATTGAGACGGAAGGCGAGCACGCGGCCCAAGGCGGCGCCATTGCGCACTCCGTGACCGGCAAGCGCGTGGTGAACTTCACCTCCGGACAGGGCATCGTCTACGGCGTCGAACAGTATTACCACGCCCCCGGCAAGGGTTCGACGATGGTGCTCGAAGTGGGTGCCCGCGCCCTGACCAAGCACGCCCTGAACGTACACTGCGGCCACGACGACATCTACGGCGCGCTCGACACCGGCTGGATCATGCTGATGGGCAAAGACGCGCAGCAGACGGCCGACCAGTCGCTCATCCTCCGTCGTGTGACCGAGCTGAGCCTCACGCCGGGCATGAACATCATGGACGGCTTCCTCACCTCGCACCTCGAGCGCACCTTCTATAAGCACGAGTCCGAGCTGATCCGCGAGTACCTGGGCGCGCCCGATGACATCATCGACTGCCCCACGGAAGCCCAGCGCACCCTCTTTGGCCCAACGCGCCGCCGCGTTCCCAAGATGATCGACCTCACCAGCCCTGTCCTGCTCGGCCCGGTCCAGAACCAGGAGCACTACATGCAGGGCGTGGTGGCGCGCAGGAATAACTTCTCTGAGCCGATTCTCGGATTCCTCGAGGCCGCCTATAAGGACTTCGGCGACCTGACCGGCCGCTACTACGGCCTGGTGACGAAGTACAAGACCGACGATGCCGAGACCGTGTTCGTCTCGCTCGGCTCGGCTGCCGAAAACATCGAGGCCGCGGTCGACTACCTGCGCCAGACGCGCAATGCCTCGGTCGGCTCCATTCACATCAATGTCATCCGTCCGTTCCCCGAGGCCGCCGTGATCGAAGCGCTGCGCGGTAAGAAGAACGTCATCATCCTGGAGCGCACGGACGAGTCGCTCTCGCCCGACAACCCGCTCGGCAAGGACATCCGCACTGCGCTCTCGAAGGCCGTGCAGGACACGCCCGGATTGCCGAAGATTTCGCTTCAGGAAGTGCCGCACATCATCGGCGGCACCTATGGCCTGGGTTCGCGCGACTTCCGCCCCGAGCACATCATCGGCGCATACGAGTTTGCCGTCGAGGGTCGCCACCGCAAGGATGGCCACTCCGCACAGGACGGACACAACTTCATCGTTCTCGGCATCGATCACCCTTATGCCGTGGTCGCCGACGAGATGCCCTCGCTGCTGCCCAAGGGCGCAGTCGCGGTGCGCTTCCACTCCATCGGCGGATGGGGCGCCATCACCACCGGCAAGAACCTCGGCGCCATCATCGGCGATCTGAACGACCTGCTCTACGAGCGCGACAAGGTCGAAGACGAGTACGGCAATCCCAAGGAAATCATCCACGTCAGCGCCAACCCCAAGTACGGCTCTGAGAAGAAGGGCGCGCCGACCAGCTACTTCATGGTTGCCGCTCCTGAGCGCATCCGCGTGAACTGCGACCTGCGCCACGTGACTACGGTTCTGTGCTGCGATCCCAAGGCCTTCACCCACACCAACCCGCTCGACGGAATCCAGCCTGGCGGCGCGTTGATCTGGGAGTCCGACGCCGAGGGCGAGCGCGCCTGGGAGAATCTCCCCAAGTGGGCCCGCAAGCAGATCATCGAGAAGAAGATTCGCGTGTTCACGCTGCCCGGCTTCGACATCGCCCGCAAGGCGACGAACCGCGCCGACCTCCAGCTCCGCATGCAGGGCAATGCCTTCCTCGGCGCATTCTTCTCGGTCAGCCCCCTCCTTGAGGAATACGGCATCACCCCCGAGCAGTATCGCGACGTGGTTTACAAGCAGTACGTGAAGAAGTTCGGCAAGCAGGGCGAAGCTGTCGTCAAGTCCAACATGGAAGTGATGGAGCAAGGCTTCGAGCGCGTGAAGGAGATCAACATCGGCGAAATCGAAGCGCGCGATCACTCTTCGCTGCGCGGCGATGCGCTGCTGCCCATCTTCGAACCCGTCCCGGCCTTCGCTGAAGCAGGCGCAGGATGCACCGTTGGCGGTTGCCGCTCCACGCCGGCTCCCGAGGGCCAGGCTGCTCGCCCGCCCATTCAGACCATTGCCGCCTTCGACGCCGAGTTCCGCGCCGGGCTTGGCTACGACCAGCCTGCTACGCCGCTCTCGGCCATGGGCGTCATTGCCGCAGCCACTGGCGATACGGCGTCCAAGTACGTTGCGCGCCGCGAGACACCGCTTTACATCCCTGAAAACTGCACACAGTGCATGGAGTGCATCTCGGTATGTCCTGACACGGCGCTGCCCAACACTTCGCAGGACCTGCGCACGCTGCTGTCGACCGCTGTTACTCGCTATATCTCCAGCGCTGATGATCGCCGCAAGATGCTGGACGCGCTGCCGGAGATCGAAAAGCAGACCCGCGCCCGCATGCTTGCCGAAATCAAGCAGGGCACGCCGCTGCCCACCATCATAAAGGAAGTGACCGAGTCGCTTGACGGCTTCAGCGCCGAATCGAAGACGCAGTTCTTCAACATCATTGCGAAGGTGCCGATGGCCTATCAGAAGGTCAACGCCATCTTCTCCTCGCCTGAGCGCAAGGCTCCTGGCTCCGGCGGCATCTTCTCCATCTTTGTCAGCGACCTCTGCAAGGGCTGCGCGGCCTGCGTCACCGCTTGCGGCGACCACCAGGCCCTGCGCATGGTGCAGGAGACCGAAGAAGTCAATGCCGAGCACGAGACCGGCACGGCCTTCCTCAACCTGCTCTCCGATACCTCGCAGAAGTACCTTGGCCTCTACAACAACGCAAATCCGGCCGACTCCAAGACCGCCACGCTGCGCAATATGCTCATGGTTCGCAGCAACTACGACGCTCTGGTATCGGGTGACGGTGCCTGCGCCGGTTGCGGCGAGAAGAGCGTGCTGCGTTCGATCGCTGCGGTCACTGAGGCCTACATGCGTCCCGTCTACCACGCGAAGTCGGATCGCTTTGTAGCCAAGGCTGGCGAGCTCGAGAAGACCGGCGTCGCGAAGCTGGAAGCGCTTAAAGCCTCGAACCCCGAACACTACGCAGCCCTTCGCCTGGCCGTCTCGCACCTGATCCTGGGCCTGGGCGGCGAAGACACCACCGACACCAAGGGCCGCATCGCGGCGCACGAAGCCAAGAACGGCGCTATCACTGACGCGCAGCTGGTCGAAGCTCTCGCCGCGGTTCTGCTCACTGAAGCCTTCAATCACAAGAGCCTGCAGCCCGTCGACGGCCGCCTCGCCAACGGCATGTCTGTTATGGCCATGGCCGCGCACACCGGCTGCAACACGGTCTATGGTTCCACCTCGCCCAACAACCCACACCCCTATCCGTGGATGAACTCGCTCTTCCAGGACGGCATCACGGTGGGCTGGCTCATGGGTGAGAGCTTCATCGTCGACCATGCGCGCCGCTCTGTTATCCCTGAGCGCCTCACCGACCACATCCTGGCCGGCAATGGCATCAGCGAGCGCGAGTACTACGACTTCACGCACTTCACTGATGCGCTGATGACCGACGACGAGATCGTCGAACTGCCCAAGGTCTGGGTGGTCGGCGGCGACGGCGGCATGGGTGACATCGGCTACCAGAACATGTCGAAGGTCATCCTGCAGAACCGGCCGAACGTGAAGGCTCTGATGCTCGACACGCAGGTGTACTCGAACACCGGCGGTCAGAACTCCGACTCAACCCCCATGCTCGGCGGCAACGACATGAACGTCTACGGACCCGCGACGCAGGGCAAGAACACTGAGAAGAAGACGGTCGCAGAGACCTTCCTCGCTGGACACGGCTCGCCGTTCATCGCTCAGGTTTCGATGGCGAATGCGCCGAAGCTCTACCGTGCAATTCTCGACGGCCTCGAGTATCGCGGCACCATGTTCCTGCAGGCATTCACCACCTGCCAGCCGGAGCACGGCGTGGCGGACGACATGGCGCTCCACCAGGCGCAGCGCGTTCGCGATTCGCGCGGCGTGCCGGAGTTCGTCTTCGATCCGCGCAAGGGCGAGACCTACGGCGAGGCGCTCGACATCACCGGCAACCCGTCTAAGGAACTCGACTGGTACGAGACCAAGGACAAGGTTACTGGCGAAACCCGCCGCTACACGGTCGCGCACTGGTGCACCACGGAAGCCCGATTCCGCAACCACCTGCGCAAGATCAAGGCGGAGCAGGCCGAGAAGCTTATCCCGCTCGACAACATGCTGGTGCGCATCACGCAACAGGATTGTGTCTACCGCCGCTATCTCGACCCGCAGCACCGCGCCTTCATTCCTGACTTCGGCGTTTACATTACGCTCGAAAGCGACGGCAAGAAGGAATACCGCGCGCTGAGCCGCCAGCTGGTCATGTTCTGCGTCGAGCGCCGCAAGTCCTGGCGCATGCTGCAGTCCAAGGCCGGCATCAAGAATCGCGAGTACGAAGCGCAGAAGGCAATCCTGGCGGATGTGGACGCCGGCAAGATCTCGAAGGAAGAGTTCTTCGCCAACGCCCACGAGATGCTGCAGGAGAAGCTGGGGAATTTGGTGCCTGCGAAGGCGTAA
- a CDS encoding SDR family NAD(P)-dependent oxidoreductase, translating into MSETQWARYPSLKDRVVLITGGATGIGSALVRAFAHQGARVAFFDVQDEPAVALRNELSVAGCTAPLYLHCDLTDVAALRESVERVLAATGTVDVLVNNAANDQRHATEEVTPEFFDRGIAINLRPQFFMIQSVLPAMKKAGRGSIINMSSISWIIPTTGLPVYIAAKAAIVGLTRTLAHELGPEGIRVNAVLPGAIATEKQKRLVYTPEYSEEILSNQALKRQIEPEDVARLVLFLASDDSSAITNQSYVIDGGWV; encoded by the coding sequence ATGAGCGAGACGCAGTGGGCGCGGTATCCGAGCCTGAAAGATCGCGTGGTGCTGATTACGGGCGGAGCAACCGGAATCGGGTCGGCTCTGGTGCGGGCATTTGCACACCAGGGCGCGCGGGTGGCGTTCTTCGATGTGCAGGATGAACCGGCAGTAGCGCTGCGCAATGAGCTCTCGGTTGCGGGATGCACCGCCCCGCTCTACCTGCACTGCGACCTGACCGATGTGGCTGCGCTGCGCGAAAGCGTGGAGCGCGTACTGGCCGCGACCGGCACCGTCGACGTGCTGGTGAACAACGCGGCCAACGATCAGCGCCATGCCACCGAAGAAGTGACGCCGGAGTTCTTCGACCGGGGGATTGCGATCAATCTGCGGCCTCAGTTCTTCATGATTCAGAGCGTGCTGCCGGCAATGAAGAAGGCCGGGCGCGGTTCGATCATCAATATGAGTTCCATCTCGTGGATCATCCCCACCACGGGGCTGCCGGTGTACATCGCGGCCAAGGCGGCGATCGTCGGACTCACCCGCACGCTGGCGCACGAACTCGGGCCCGAAGGCATTCGCGTGAACGCGGTCCTGCCGGGCGCAATTGCCACCGAGAAGCAGAAGCGGCTGGTGTATACGCCGGAGTATTCGGAAGAGATTCTGTCGAACCAGGCGCTGAAGCGGCAGATCGAGCCAGAGGATGTGGCGCGGCTGGTGCTATTCCTGGCGAGCGACGATTCCAGTGCGATCACCAATCAGAGCTATGTGATCGACGGTGGCTGGGTGTAG
- a CDS encoding alpha,alpha-trehalase, giving the protein MKRMMECVWSVLILGAGLARAQVMSHVAPGQVDTRRSSEYGQVQQRLARGWNTWDAHSVATQVLLPERLAIHVGMKHNSTLNGDAFLGDALIGRLDKDAEKVTPGLHAWDGSYTRADYEWKGHKWRVESAHDGDDLVMLVEPLSKIEHGLPPTFVISANFLWNKQGFVEHVSDHLAAKTGVESIPIYLAREAYASEASEKVVNVPVEGAYFATNESFVGISTGKQRTMEEIRAVLRKQWDSYHDSLKAAGANGPLLDAIETTLGWDTIYEPEKGRVISPVSRVWSVGWGGYVLFDWDTFFAATMAGIGDKDLAYANALETLREETAQGFVPNYARAGGWKSSDRSEPPVGAITVLGLYDKFHDRWFLQDAFEPLLKWNRWWAEHRDMQGYLTLGSDPENQPRNLDDGSVGTWQGAVYESGLDNSPMYDGTTYNEKTHLLEYGDVGEMSLYVADCDALATIAETLGKTAEAKELRERADRYRAKLKTMWDDKAGIFLNVNLHTGEKSPRLSPTNFYPLLAKAATPEQAARMVKEHLMNSEEFWGEYVIPSIARNDPAFKDQQYWRGRIWGPMNYLVYLGLKNYDVPEARKQFAEKSYALFLKEWKENGHVHENYNAITGTGDDVVSSDRFYHWGALLGYVEWMEKQ; this is encoded by the coding sequence ATGAAGAGGATGATGGAGTGCGTTTGGTCTGTGCTCATCCTGGGCGCTGGCTTGGCACGAGCACAGGTGATGTCGCATGTTGCGCCCGGACAGGTTGATACACGGCGCTCGTCCGAGTACGGGCAGGTGCAGCAGCGGCTGGCGCGCGGATGGAATACGTGGGATGCGCACAGCGTGGCCACGCAGGTTCTGTTGCCCGAGCGGCTGGCGATTCATGTCGGCATGAAGCACAACTCCACCCTGAACGGCGATGCGTTCCTCGGCGATGCTCTCATCGGCCGCCTGGACAAAGATGCGGAAAAGGTAACTCCCGGGCTGCATGCGTGGGATGGGAGTTATACGCGTGCGGATTATGAGTGGAAGGGGCACAAGTGGCGCGTGGAGAGCGCGCATGACGGCGATGACCTGGTCATGCTTGTCGAACCATTAAGCAAGATTGAGCATGGATTGCCGCCGACCTTCGTGATCTCAGCCAATTTCCTTTGGAACAAGCAGGGCTTTGTAGAGCATGTGTCGGATCACCTGGCCGCGAAGACGGGGGTTGAATCTATTCCGATCTATCTGGCTCGCGAAGCTTACGCCTCTGAGGCTTCGGAGAAGGTCGTGAATGTCCCGGTCGAGGGAGCCTACTTTGCAACAAACGAAAGCTTCGTGGGAATCAGCACCGGCAAACAACGCACGATGGAGGAGATAAGAGCAGTTCTCAGGAAGCAATGGGATTCGTACCACGACTCCCTCAAGGCCGCTGGCGCAAACGGTCCGCTCCTCGACGCGATTGAAACCACTCTCGGCTGGGACACCATCTACGAACCCGAGAAGGGGCGCGTCATTTCACCCGTCTCGCGCGTGTGGAGCGTTGGGTGGGGCGGCTATGTCCTCTTCGACTGGGACACGTTCTTCGCCGCCACCATGGCCGGCATCGGCGACAAGGACCTGGCCTACGCGAACGCTCTCGAAACGCTGCGCGAAGAGACAGCGCAGGGATTCGTTCCGAACTATGCGCGTGCCGGCGGATGGAAGAGTTCCGACCGCAGCGAGCCGCCGGTGGGCGCCATCACGGTGCTTGGGCTCTACGACAAGTTTCACGACCGCTGGTTCCTCCAAGATGCGTTTGAGCCGCTGCTGAAGTGGAATCGCTGGTGGGCTGAGCATCGCGATATGCAGGGCTATCTGACACTAGGCAGCGATCCCGAAAACCAGCCCCGCAATCTCGACGACGGATCGGTGGGCACGTGGCAGGGAGCGGTCTACGAGTCCGGCCTGGACAACAGCCCGATGTACGACGGCACCACATACAACGAGAAGACACATCTGCTGGAGTACGGTGACGTGGGCGAGATGAGCCTCTACGTCGCCGATTGCGATGCGCTTGCGACAATCGCCGAGACGCTGGGCAAGACGGCCGAGGCGAAGGAATTGCGCGAGCGCGCGGACAGGTATCGCGCAAAACTCAAGACCATGTGGGACGACAAAGCGGGCATCTTCCTCAACGTGAATCTGCACACGGGAGAGAAGAGCCCACGGCTCTCGCCGACGAATTTCTATCCGCTGCTGGCGAAGGCGGCTACTCCGGAGCAGGCTGCGCGCATGGTGAAAGAGCACCTCATGAATTCCGAGGAGTTCTGGGGCGAGTACGTGATCCCCTCGATCGCGCGCAACGATCCGGCGTTCAAGGATCAGCAGTACTGGCGCGGGCGCATCTGGGGCCCGATGAATTACCTGGTCTACTTAGGATTGAAAAATTACGACGTACCCGAAGCGCGCAAGCAATTTGCAGAGAAGTCGTATGCGCTGTTTCTGAAAGAGTGGAAAGAGAACGGCCATGTGCATGAGAACTACAATGCGATCACCGGCACCGGCGACGACGTCGTCTCGAGCGATCGCTTCTACCACTGGGGCGCGCTGCTGGGCTATGTGGAGTGGATGGAGAAACAGTGA